A portion of the Malania oleifera isolate guangnan ecotype guangnan chromosome 3, ASM2987363v1, whole genome shotgun sequence genome contains these proteins:
- the LOC131151290 gene encoding S-protein homolog 5-like encodes MSPFKSSLLALVLLALSMHGFPHVVRAKIHVNVTDSLGAASDPMTLHCQSKDNDLGPHNLSDGQFFSWHFELNFWGTTLFFCRVDWQDKFLYFNAYDYKNHPFQCDNNLCDWHVQPDGAYFLPAGIDHYVLEACRPSPRSNGFTQHISFVVPLRAS; translated from the exons ATGAGTCCCTTCAAGAGCTCCCTGCTGGCACTCGTCCTCCTTGCGCTTTCCATGCACGGCTTCCCCCATGTCGTCCGTGCCAAGATCCATGTAAATGTGACAGATAGCTTGGGCGCAGCCTCAGACCCGATGACGCTTCACTGCCAATCAAAAGACAACGACTTGGGGCCACATAACCTCTCCGACGGACAGTTCTTCTCCTGGCATTTTGAACTGAACTTTTGGGGCACAACTCTCTTCTTCTGCAGGGTGGATTGGCAAGACAAGTTTCTGTATTTCAATGCGTATGATTACAAAAACCACCCCTTCCAATGCGACAATAATCTGTGCGATTGGCACGTACAACCTGATGGAGCCTACTTCCTCCCCGCCGGCATCGATCACTACGTTCTAGAG GCATGTCGACCTTCTCCTCGTTCAAATGGTTTCACTCAGCATATCTCTTTTGTGGTTCCTCTTAGAGCTAGTTGA